Part of the Triticum urartu cultivar G1812 chromosome 2, Tu2.1, whole genome shotgun sequence genome, GACTTGATGCCTGGTTGATAAAATGTAATGCTAGCCAAATATACTAAATTAAACACAAATGTAACATGTGGTACCCAATCACAGCAACACCTGTACCAACCTGACTTCAGTCTAAAGGGCTATGCCCTGTTTCATTGAATGGTAAGGTGTTATATAGTAGAAAACCCATACCCAATGCTCAATCGAAATGATATTTTCTATTAGATGTATGGCATCGACCGTTGTCACAGAATCTAACAGAACCTGTGTTCCAGCATATACAATTTCAGCCTGCAGAGTAAGGTCTCTTCAGTTGAATATGGCAAGGTGTAACTCAGGTGACATCTTCAGCTCAAATGGTATGTCACATGTTACCAAAAAGCTAAACCACTGCTAAACTCAGGTTTCCCAAGTACGAGTTATTGTTTAGTCAGGAAGCTTTGGGTTCACCATATAATTGTGTGTGAACTAGTATGGATCCATCGACACAATGGAGAAAGGGAACATACCATCTTAGCAGAGATGGGCATCCATCCTCAAAGACTTCCTCCACCAAGTCGGGCTCAGAAGTACGCTCCGTATCAGCACGTGATAATGTGTCTGATGTTCTTTTTCTGATGAATATATTTTTCAAAAGACTAAAGCCATTCCGTGCCTTCTTTCGAGAATGTATAGTGGATTTCGGTTTTTCTGGCGGTATTATGTCAATAACAATACAAGTTGTATCATCCCTTAATCCTTTTGCATCCACTGCTTCCTGCAAAAGATCAACAGTAAATAACAGTTTTATTCTAATGCACAATGACACACGGTACAAACTGAGGATTCCAGGTTGTGTGCCAGAAATGAGGGGTTAAGTGGCTGTACTTTGACAATTTGATCCGCTGCAGCCTCTGGAGGAAGCCCTCGTGCGCAACTAAAAGCCATTTCCGCAGTCAAGGCATCCCAAACACCGTCACTTGAAATAATTAGACGACCTCCAGCACTAGATAGCTGCAGCAAGCATTAGAAGACATTAGTATTTCGAAAATATGATTAAAAAATCTTCAGAAAAACACTTTATTATGCCGACTTTTCACACATGGGTGCAGACAAAACTTTTTGCAAAATGCACCTTGTATATTTCAAAAGGCAATAGGGATTTTGTGTAGATGTGCCACATACATGTGCACTTGAGAAACATCAAGCAAAAATATGAACTATCGTGAACCACAAAAATCTGTACTGCTACAAGACACTTGGTATGTTTGCAATATGTCATATCTTTTCTATACAAATACACAAAATAGAACTAGGATTTTTTTTTCAGATGGTGTTGAATTTTACAGGTTGTGTTCTGCAATAGGTTGCAGAAGCACCCATGTCTATCAAATTTACACAAAAAGGACATTTCACGaagtgacaagaaaataaagatgACAAAGACAACGAGAATATTCAGACAGTAGAACTTCTGGTGCCTATCACTTTTATTGTGACGTTTTGAATTTGGTTCTGTATAGAACAGACATGAAGAATTTTTTACCTTGATCTGCTTCACAAAAGGAACAGGAATGATAAATTCACCAACATCCTGATCACCAATTGATCTTGATAGGCATAAACCTCCTGGCCAACATCTAAGGGGGCCAATCTGGTTGGGCAATAAAGGAAAGAAGGGTCAAGCTAAAGGTGTAAATCAGACCTATTAACACAATTATGGTTCAGGGAAACATGAGAAAATATATATACAACATATGTAATCGGGATAATGTGCAAGCGCAAAGTTTTGAAATGAACCACCGAACGGTGAACACTCAACGGCATGTAGAGTAAGGCACTCATTAAAATTCCATAGGTACACAAAATATGGAAAGAGTGGTTCTAAACCAAAATTAGTACTTGTATAATAAGTAAGTCGATTCATTAGTCCCCAAAGATTAAAATTACAAAGAAACTATCAAACAATTAGAAAGGGGCGAATTTGAAGTAAACAGCAAGCCCTGGTCGCAAAATGAAAATTCCACGCTTAATAACTTGCTACAAGTCAAATCAGTCGCTAACGGATAGCAACACTTTCGTAGCTACATCTTTCCAAAGTCATCAAAATATAAAGATTCAACTTTAGAAAGTTCCTTGGCTGCCAACACGTAAAATAGAGGGAAAAACTTGAGCAGAAGCAAAAGATGAAGAGCAAAACCTCAGCTCCACCAACAATATTTAGCCTGCCAACTTCACCTCCACATTCTGTTACACGTCCAACTCTACAAATGGAAACCAAAAAGTGATAAGAAGCAGCGACATATATTCATGAATAGAGCAACGGAATTGATGAATTTGTGATATAGTATAAACAAATCTTACTCCTCCCCGCTAGCATCAAAACGATGATCAGCCGACAAGTAGTAAATTGAACCCTCTGCTTCAAGGACACATCGAGAATCACCGACGGATGCGGCGGTCACAACGGAGCCGTCGATTATGACGAGCGTCACGGTTGTCCCCGAAGAGTGCGCTGAAAGGCAGGAGTGGACAAACAAGGTTCAGCACTGGTACTACTGTACCGGTGTACCAGGAGAGCATGGACATGCACAAATTTGAATTGATGACCTCCCAACTGAGGTGGGCATAGAGCTGTGTGTACTTGTAGACATGGCAGTAATTGGTGGTGGTAGTAGTACTACACTAGGAATGGAGGGTCTTAATTAGCTCCATGTATAAATGGTCGCAGGGGATTTGACCTCTTGTCTGGAAATCCTTGTCGGTCTTGACGAAGCCGGCGACGAGCGCCCTGGGCAGCGCGGCGAGCCACTCGTCCCTGGTGAGGTGGGCGGGGACGCAGCCGAGCACATTGGCGAGGAGCCGCTCCTTGGCGTAGACCGCGGCGGCGGCCCCGTTGTGGCCGTCGAACATCTGCAACCAGGCAGGCACCTGTCAGAGCAGATCGCCGGGCGAGATGAACAAGTGAAATGCAGCGGACGCGTGGGGAGGGGGAGCTTACGGCGAATGCGGAGAAGGAGGCGCCCGGGTGGCGCTCGCAGCCCTGCTTGAGCAGCGCGTAGTCCTCGCCCTTCCTGGCCCGGGCCGCCTGCCCCGCCGCGACCCCGGGCCGCTCGCCCCCCGCCGCGTCGGCCCGCTCCGCCGAGGCCTCCCGCAGCAGCAGGTCGGCGAGCGCCATGCTCCCGTGGCGCCGCCGGGGCGTCCTCGCCTCCGCCACCGCCATCGTCGCTCAGATCCCCGCCGCGGATCCTGCGCGCATGGCAGGCGGGCAGGCGGGCGGGCTAGCTGGGTGGGCGAGAGAGAGCACGCGCGCGGGACGGGTCTCTGGGTCGCGctggcaggcaggcaggcaggcaggaggGTTGGCCTGGCGGTGCGGTGCGGTGGTGGTGTGGTCGGGTAGCAAGCGGCCCCGAACCTTTCCGCTGGCTTTTTTGCCTGGGCGCGCGCGAGCTGTTGCTTTGCGGGATCGGCGAGGGTGGTGGGGGTGGGGGGGCCGGCACTCACATGGGGCGCGCCGCtccgggagagagagagagaggaagacgACGCGCAAATCCAGCCCGCTCCCACGCGCGCCGTCCCCGGCCGGACAAATTTATTGCGCGGCACCAATCAGGTCGCCCTGCCTTGCGTTTTTAACGGACGCGCCGCGGCAGGCAGCCAGGTGGGCCGCCTCTGGCTCTGCCGTTGTCACACCACGAGGTCCGGCATTTTTGTTTTTCCGTTTTTTTTTTGGTAGacagagaagagaagagaagagaagaaggCGTCGTCGTCTACGTGCCCGATCGTAGTCCCGAGTGAGTCCCGTGAGTATCTACAAAAACGAGTTTGGACTATGCATGGTTGGATCGACATAGGGGAAGAGGACGTGGAAAAGTAGCAGCAACAGGTGGCTGCGACCTTGATATATTCTGAAATTGGCTTCACCAAAGTACCCCACTTTAGAAAATCTTATACCTAAAGTTGTATGTGCGACCATTTGCTTGGAAGTTCACCGGTGTGAGTTCCCCGTTGGCTAAGAGCATGTACAACCGAACTTTGCAAATCTGGCCCCTCAAACGTCCGCGAACGCGGACAGTAACCGGTCATGCCTCAAATTAGCCATTCTACATTCATCTCTCATATTTCAACCCTTAGATTCATAGAGAGCATGGTAGCGGGCAGTGTGTGCCATGGCCTCCTCCTCCAGTGGGCCAGGCGGCGCTCTCGGTGGATGGTTCCTTTTCTGTTCATGATGGCTCCGGAGCGACTGGTATGGTGCTACGACGTCATGATGGTTCGGTCATCTTTGCTGCTTATAGGGTTTTATTCAGACGCAATGATGCTCTTGAAGCGGAGATCCATGCGCTTATGCAAGGCATGGCTTTAGCTCTCCAACACACAGAACTGCAAGTGATCGTCCAGTCAGATTCAATTGAGGCTTTGTCCATCTTATCAAATGAGAATCTCTCACGTTCAGCTTATGGGCACTTGGTAGTTGAGATCAAGGCCCTGATGGAGGAGAGGGAGTTTATTCCCCAGAAGATTTGTAGGGATCAAAATAGGGTAGCAGATTGTCTGGCTAATTGTAGTCGTACTGCTGTTTGGCTTTAGAGAGGCCCTCCATGTATCGAGGATCTCTTCCCAGTAGATTGTAATCCTATAATTTTGGAATAAAACTCCTCTTTGCCGCAAAAAAAGACTCATACAGAGCATGCAAAAAAATAAACCCCTGCGTGCTACTATTTGGCGCCGACTGGACGGGCGGGTAGGAGGGTTGTGGCTCATCCTCCTCCTGCTCTACCTCATCCATGTAGGCGAGCATCTCCGCCCCCTCCGCGGCCTGCTGCGCCTCCATCTCTTGCCGGCAACGGCGTCTGGCCTCCGCAGCCGACCCCGACCGGAGGGAACCGAGGATGGCCTGCTGCTCCGCCTGCAGATCCGCATCGCCAGCGTCTCCCAcatcctctcctcctcctcctccaactcctcTCCCGGATCACTACATCCGGAGGCAGCTCCGCGGCGATCCAGGCTTCGCGCCTAGCCCAGATCTGCTCAAGGAGCTTGAgccggcgctccggcgtcagaaATGGCTCGCTCCTCACCCGGCGGCGTGGGGCATGGCTACTAGGCGGACAGGTGGAGTGGAAAGTGGCGGCGGCATCGGATAGGTGGAGGGAAATGTGGATGGATGGTAGGGTTTCGGTGCCGCCGATCGTCTTAAATAGCCGAGCTAGGCACTACGCGGCCCGCCGGAGCTGCGCCACATGGCGCCAGCAGTCCGATGGAGGAGACAAGCTTCGGACCGTCAGGTTCCCGGGCATTTCCAGGTGGGTCCCCGCCGTCAGTCCGACGTGGCGGGCGCGCCCATATCTGTCTCATgtttgggctggatatgaggggtgccgATCAGCCTGGGCGTTTGAGACCTGTTTGAGGCATCCGTCTGGGTCAAAAATGAAgggaataataaagttgttatttatatttccttatatcatgataaatgtttattattaatgctagaattgcattaaccagaaacttagtacatgtgtgaatacatagacaaaacagagtgtccctagtattcctctacttgactagctcgttaatcaaatatggttaagtttcctagccatagacatgtgttgtcatttgatgaacgggatcacatcattagagaatgatgtgatggactagacccatccattagcttagcattatgatcgtctagttttttgctattgctttcttcatgacttatacatgttcctatgactatgagattatgcaactcccgaataccggaggaacacattgcgtgctatcaaacgtcacaacgtaactgggtgattataaaaatactctacaggtgtctctaatggtgtttgttgagttggcatagatcgagattaggatttgtcactccgtgtatcggagaggtatctctgggccctctcggtaatgcacatcattatgagccttgcaagcaatgtgactaatgagttagtcatgggatgatgcattacggaactagtaaagagacttgtcggtgacggaactaggtatgatgataccgatgatcgaatctcgggcaagtaacataccgatgacaaagggaacaacgtatgttgctatgcggtttgaccgataaagatctttgtcggtgtcaaaaccggcggatctcgggtagggggtcccgaactgtgcgtctaggatcgatggtaacaggaggcatgggacacgatgtttacccaggttcgggccctcttgatggaggtaaaatcctacgtcctgcttgattaatattgatgatatgggtagtacaagagtagatctaccacgagatcggagaggctaaaccctagaagctagcctatggtatgattgttgatgtgtatatgatctatcgactagcctggccctggtttatataatgcaccagaggcctaggttaacaagagtcctagccgaatacgccggtggggagaagtccttgtcttgatcgccaagtcttgtggaatcttccttgtatgcggcagctgtacgaactggcccatgagtatacggccacgggggtcctcggcccaatctatcagatcgggagatgacgtggtgagtaccccctagtccaggacaccgtcagtagccccctgaaccggtcttcaagttagggacgctcctcgattcttccgaactgttcttcatcttcggtcgtcggtcttgaaaactggttcaacaaatcttctttatcttcgatcttgaggatcaccgaaattcattcgacgagtttacacgtcgggtatccgaggagcccctttaagtttccggcctttaccaatgccttattatttttatgccacacctcgggtttgaagttgttctcgggcggcagcgtcctcttgcgtccgagctccaacgccggactgtattcgaggtatcttttgcaaccgagcaccaacgccggaccgcttcccagctccaacgccggactgtatccgagctccaacgccagactatatccgaggtgtcgtaaatcaccgtggttcaaagaagtttgaaggagtttagccgagcttaatgccggaaatgccctctatggagccagccactagcgcccgagctttatgccgggctgcttccgaggtggtgcaccaccccgaatatggaccgatttttgtgaatattttttattggtgcaatttattctctgccgagatatatagccagtagccgtcaaggtgtgtatcggtctaaaacccgagatgcacctgaaggatgatgtaagaccgctgatcccagtagccgctgagactcaggttgatttgcaaaatcggcctgaggatcaagtccaagctcggcagaatacttcgggacactaaaagcggcgtgctcagtcctcgagactcaggttgggtgcggccgaccatcctgaggatcaaaatctcctcagaaactatattgcacataaaattttctgcattggacaagcaatgcagtagcccccgagacactggtcgggtggtaacaccagatcaggggatcaatgtgcccctttaatatttgtaaataataagcctgaagcccagtagcccccgagccttaatgcgggcatgggtggccgaattaaggatcaatatccatagtaaaatcacaaattatgtgtaatgactctatgtatccaagtactttacgtcattaatgctcggatccgcattgtacaaaactttgttgaccgaccatcggcttccacctcctcggccagtagccgaggagtgtttgtcctactttataaggcctttatgagggcaaagatttacaacaaacaaggcaatctggccatacggttttataaacaaaggtacgcagagagttatagtactgtttaacagaagaaatgtcttccaaagaaaatagtcctgctatcggttcctttctttgggttgtcatgctaagcatgatcattaaacctcagctctaatgtaagagcaaaatattgaggatttagtttgggaggccagttaatagcccccggtagtattcggcgacagtcggggtcaagccgtaaacacttcggccaatgttatgaacgacccatctttaacatagtcatcggatcgctgaccagtttacgcttattgtgaaagtcagttttcagctttctccactgaggtgcttaaccatgtgagctggaagcacaatcgcagtggttctccctttgcacgcctagccgaacaaaacggaacgtaggaagcaagtgcaggagccgggcaacccaactattgaccgaagacacaattcgaaaccgatgcatatatagcaatatctgagaatgtttttgccgaatccctaaaggtgtccagcgttgcactgcgagactaatgctggaaaagcacaaatagttttaaagtgccaaaaagcttggaaaaccaagaaacgtcagtaaagacatgacgtccgaacaatatcaagtgttcggtgccaatccgaaagttggtcttagaaaaaagaagtgcttctgtcgtgctttaacaatgatacatcctatctcaagagttcgagcgggtcagcctacgacttcaacctcctatcccgagggcggagtacttctcatcaggccagtttagcaaactaaactctagcggctttgagagagaaattaggctccccggctagtgaccgcacactcgtgtcgaaaaaaggagtgataaataataataataaaactttgcaacaactaagaagaagaacacttattataaaacggctcaaataaacttaagagcccccaagtgacttgggtagaagaatgattgcatataccgaagtacttatatcatatctatgttcaaccgaactttaaacgcgtcttaaccgaccgtcagcttctccctcttcggtcaaggaccgaaaagtgttatgtactccatcggtcgagaatatcgacggtgtttccaataactaggcaatcaggccataaggctgtaacagacaaagcgcgctcagggaacttatgctatattaccgtgaagtgtaagaagcatcttcgaagaaaatagtacccccaccgatacctttcttcggtgctcatcgttattatgagacttgtgcaatagattttttgtactcatgagttccgttgtgtgccgaccatcattgaaaacaataagagcgctagctttcggcttcacccagtctgaggtccggctcgggtgacccgatcgtgacaatcgcagaggtgctccctttactccctagccgaacaatcgggaacgtaggggtaaacacaggagcgaggcaacccagcttgcaaatcgcttaagtcaatatggtgcatattgtggcgtaatacacgaacaaggaacgaagccatacaagtataatcatatgcaagaggaaaagcttcataaaggaagcccccaagtaaacgaggtatttgaatttatgcgtcacaaacaaagtttggacaaggaaatttttacaagcaactttttgaaggaaatatgccctagaggcaataataaaattattatttatttccttatatcatgataaatgtttattattcatgctagaattgtattaaccgaaaacataatacatgtgtgaatacatagacaaacagagtgtcactagtatgcctctacttgactagctcgttaatcgaagatggttatgtttcctaaccatgaacaaaagagttgttatttgattaacgggatcacatcattagaagaatgatgtgattgacatgacccattccattagcttagcacccgatcgtttagtatgtcgctattgctttcttcatgacttatacatgttcctatgactatgagattatgcaactcccgtttaccggaggaacactttgtgtgctaccaaacgtcacaatgtaactgggtgattataaaggagctctacaggtgtctccaaaggtacatgttgggttggcgtatttcgagattaggatttgtcactccgattgtcggagaggtatctctgggccctctcggcaatgcacatcacataagccttgcaagcattgcaactaatgagttagttgcgagatgatgtattacggaacgagtaaagagacttgctggtaacgagattgaactaggtattgagataccgacgatcgaatctcgggcaagtaacataccgatgacaaagggaacaacgtatgttgttatgcggtctgaccgataaagatcttcgtagaatatgtgggagccaatatgagcatccaggttccgctattggttattgactggagacgtgtctcggtcatgtctacattgttctcgaacccgtagggtccgcacgcttaaggttttgatgacagttatattatgagtttatgcattttgatgtaccaaagtttgttcggagtcccggatgtgatcacggacatgacgaggagtctcgaaatggtcgagacataaagattgatatattggaagcctatatttggatatcggaagtgttccgggtgaaatcgggattttaccggagtaccgggaggttaccggaaccccccgggaggtatatgggccttagtgggctttagtggaagagaggagaggtggccagggctgggccgcgcgcccctcccccctagtccgaataggacaaggagagggggcggcgccccccttccttcttctctcctcttcccctcccgaatcctattccaactaggaaagggggggaatccttactcccggtgggagtaggactcctcctggcgcgccctcctcctggtcggccgcaccttcccctgctcctttatatacgggggcagggggcacccctagacaaacaagttgatccacgtgatcatattcttagccgtgtgcggtgcccccttccaccataatcctcgataatattgtagcggtgcttaggcgaagccctgcgacggtagtacatcaagatcgtcaccacaccgtcgtgctgacggaactcttccccgacactttgctggatcggagtccggggatcgtcatcgagctgaacgtgtgctagaactcggaggtgccgtagtttcggtgcttgatcggtcgggccgtgaagacgtacgactacatcaaccgcgttgtgctaacgcttccgctgtcggtctacaagggtacgtagatcaccctctcccctctcattgctatgcatcaccatgatcttgcgtgtgcataggaaaattttgaaattactacgttccccaacagtggaatccgagcctaggttttatgtgttgatgttatatgcacgagtagaacacaagtgagttgtgggcgatataagtcatactgcttaccagcatgtcatactttggttcggcggtattgttggatgaagcggcccggaccgacattacgcgtacgcttacgcgagaccggttctaccgacgtgctttgcacaaaggtggctagcgggtgacagtttctccaactttagttgaaccgagtgtggctacgcccggtccttgcgatggttaaaacagcaccaacttgacaaactatcgttgtggttttgatgcgtaggtaagattgattcttgcttaagcccgtagcagccacgtaaaacttgcaacaacaaagtagaggacgtcttgtttttgtagggcatgttgtgatgtgatatggtcaagacatgatgctaaattttattgtatgagatgatcatgttttgtaaccgagttatcggcaactggcaggagccatatggttgtcgctttattgtatgcaatgcaattgcgctgtaatgctttactttatcactaagcggtagcgatagtcgtggaagcataagattggcgagacgacaacgatgctacgatggtgatcaaggtgtcgtgccggtgacgatggtgatcacgac contains:
- the LOC125538440 gene encoding probable protein phosphatase 2C 40, which translates into the protein MAVAEARTPRRRHGSMALADLLLREASAERADAAGGERPGVAAGQAARARKGEDYALLKQGCERHPGASFSAFAMFDGHNGAAAAVYAKERLLANVLGCVPAHLTRDEWLAALPRALVAGFVKTDKDFQTRAHSSGTTVTLVIIDGSVVTAASVGDSRCVLEAEGSIYYLSADHRFDASGEEVGRVTECGGEVGRLNIVGGAEIGPLRCWPGGLCLSRSIGDQDVGEFIIPVPFVKQIKLSSAGGRLIISSDGVWDALTAEMAFSCARGLPPEAAADQIVKEAVDAKGLRDDTTCIVIDIIPPEKPKSTIHSRKKARNGFSLLKNIFIRKRTSDTLSRADTERTSEPDLVEEVFEDGCPSLLRWLDSEYPVRNMFKLFVCAICQVELESGQGISIHEGLSKPGKVCPWDGPFLCHSCQEKKEAMEGKRPSRDSSSRNSGSSE